In Bacillus sp. S3, the sequence CTTTACTGCCCATAGAATTAGTAAGCTAGAGGAAAACAGAAAAATCCCAGATGAAATATTTTCATCCGGGTGTGTGAGTCAATGATTCATGTATGTTCTTTATTACTTTCGTTTATTTATTAAGCTTAGATCTTGTGTAAAAATCAAACATTACTGCCCCTATAATTATTATTCCTTTAAACGTGGATTGCCAGTAAGGACTCATTGCCATACTATCAAATACATTTGACAAAATAATTAAAGTTGAACCACCAATGAATGTTCGCCATATTGCACCTTGCCCTCCATATAACGATGTTCCACCAATAACTACTGCTGCAATTACATCAAGGACAATTGTCTCTCCAATATTGGCCTGCCCTTGACCTAATCTAGAAGCAATAATAATCCCACTTAAAGCTGCGCACATACCGCTTATCCCATAAACAGATGTTGTTATTCCATTAACCCGTAGACCAGATAATCTACTAGCTTCCTTATTCCCCCCGATTGAAAATAATGATTTTCCAAAGGTAGTGAAAGTTAGGATGATACCAGCTATAAAATAGGCTAGAAACAAGAAAATTACTGAAGCTGGTATCACACCAACAAACCCAGATCCCAGCCATTGAAATGAGGTCTTTTCTACATAAAAAGGTTGAGAATCTGAATATAAAAGTGCCATCCCAGTAAAAATTGAACCTGAACCTAGTGTTGCAATAAATGCCGGCACATTAAATTTGGTTACGATTACACCATTTAATAAGCCTAAAATGAAACCGAAAAGTATTGTAATTACTATTACTACTGCCAAAGGTAAATGATCTGCAAGGCTGGCCACAAGAACAGCACTCGCGGCATAAATCCCGCCTACAGACATATCTAGTCCACCAGTAATTAATACAAATGTCATTCCTATACTCATTACACCGATGATTGATAATTGGCTATATATATTTAATAGGTTTTCTGGTAAAAGAAATCTAGGATAGAGGATTGTTGCAACGGCTATTATTATAATAAACGCAACTACTGTACCATACTCCAAAAATAAATAGTTTATATTTTTGGACTTAAAGTATTTTTTATGTTCTAAATTAATTTTAGATTCTAACACTATTTTGTCCTCCCTAGAAAGTAGAGTTCAGTATATTACTTACGCTTATTTCTTCTTTATCTTTCAATTCCTTAACCATTCTTCCCTTTGAGAAAACAATTACTCTATCACTTACAGTAACCACTTCTTCCAGTTCAGATGAAATGACGATTATACCCATTCCTTTGTCAGCTAGATCTTTTAATATTTTCATGACGTCTTTTTTTACTCCAATGTCAATGCCACGAGTGGGCTCGTCAACTATTAAAATTTTGGGTTTAATATTACAAACCTTTGATAAAAGAACCTTTTGTTGGTTTCCACCTGAAAGGTTTTTACACTCTAAATTTACAGATCTGGTTAAACCAAATTGTTCAGAAAAATCTTGAGCAATACTATTTGCCGATTTTTTTAAATAGAAACCCCATTTACTAACTTGTTTAAAATTAACCATATTGATGTTATCTTGTGCAGATAACCCTAAGACAAGCCCTTGGCTCTTTCTATCTTCCGGAGCCAACGCAATACCATACTTCATTGCAACTCTTGGCGATGTTGGCCATTTTTCCTTTTTTCCTTCAATTACTAACTGACCCGATGAGGTTGGTTCTAATCCCGACAACGCTCTTACGAAGGTGCTTCTTCCTGAACCGACAAGTCCTCCAATACCAACAATTTCACCCGAAAAAACAGTAAGATTAATTGATTCTATAATTCCTGGTACAGTAACATTTTTACAACTTATAATTTCTTTTCTATCCTTCCGTCTAACCACTTTCTCATCTATATCGAATTTCAAATATTCTTTAACGTTTTCATGCCCCAGCATACTTGCAACTAACTTTTCTTTTGTCCATAAATCTTTTTGCATTGTACATACCTTTTCTCCATCCCTAAATACTGTTATATTGTCACTAATTTCAAGTATTTCTTCTAAATTATGACTTACATAAATGATTGTTATACCCTTACTTCGAAGGGATTTAATTGTCTTTAAAAGAGATTTTCTTTCCGGGGGAGCAAGGGATGCTGTTGGTTCATCAAGTAATATTATTTTTGCATTTGATTGAATCCCTCTCATAATCTCTAAAATTTGTTGATCTGCAATAGAAAGTCTATTAGCTAAAAGAGATGGGGGTATATCTACCCCCATAATTTGAGAAAGTTCATTAAATCTTATCTTCATCTTTTCCTTCGATATAAAACCCAGACGACTTATCGTTTGCCCTAAAAATACATTTTCCAGGGCGGTTAAATTAGGAATAACAGTAAGCTCCTGATAAATAGTAGCAATTCCTTGGTTCCTAGACGACCTTGGATCACCGTAGTGTAACTCATCGCTAAAGATGTGAACGCTTCCACTACTTGGGGCAATACGCCCAGATAAGATCCCTAATAAAGTAGATTTACCAGCCCCATTTTGACCCACTATTGAATGAATTTCACCAATTTTAATATCTAAATTAATATTATTATTAGCATTAAAGTTTCCATATTTCTTAGTCAGGTTTGATATTTTTATAGAATGTGTACTTACATTTTTCTCAGATTCAATTATGGTGTTGGCCATATTACCCCCTCCTTTTAATATTGAGGAAAGCCTTTTGACTCAAACTCTTCAATATTACTTCGTTCAACATAAGGCGTCCCTGGTAAAATGTCCTCTTTTGTTAAATTAATAAACTTAGGGACATCTTTTCCATTAAAATAATCGTGTAAGGCAATAATTCCAAGTTCGATTTCTCTTCTTGGTAACATAATTGCTGTTTGTTCGATATCACCATTTTTGACCGCTTCGAATGCCCACTTGTCGCCTCCAAAATCATATAACTTAACATCATCTCGTTTCATACTTTTTTTAGCAGAAACTACTCCAACGGACATTCCTGAATAATTTGAAAATATAACATCTAAGTCTTTATTCGCTTGTAATACGTTTTGTGCCACCTTATTAGCATTATTGGCTGTATAGTCAGTAGAATGGATCCCTACTAACTCCCAATTTGGGTAATTCTTCAATTCAAGTTCAAATGCCGCCTTCATATTTAAATAGTTGGCACCTGTAGGAGGTCCGCCGATAGCCGCAATTTTCCCACCTTCAGGGTTATCGCTAAAAATCTTTTTAAGTATACCTTGGTAGACACCTATCCCTTGGCCACCTATGAATGTAATGGTATTTTTAGCTGCATTATCATGTTCGCCGCAAAGTTCAATATTGATCGCAGAGATGGCAATTCCTTTTTCTGCTGCATCCTG encodes:
- a CDS encoding ABC transporter permease is translated as MLESKINLEHKKYFKSKNINYLFLEYGTVVAFIIIIAVATILYPRFLLPENLLNIYSQLSIIGVMSIGMTFVLITGGLDMSVGGIYAASAVLVASLADHLPLAVVIVITILFGFILGLLNGVIVTKFNVPAFIATLGSGSIFTGMALLYSDSQPFYVEKTSFQWLGSGFVGVIPASVIFLFLAYFIAGIILTFTTFGKSLFSIGGNKEASRLSGLRVNGITTSVYGISGMCAALSGIIIASRLGQGQANIGETIVLDVIAAVVIGGTSLYGGQGAIWRTFIGGSTLIILSNVFDSMAMSPYWQSTFKGIIIIGAVMFDFYTRSKLNK
- a CDS encoding sugar ABC transporter ATP-binding protein, which encodes MANTIIESEKNVSTHSIKISNLTKKYGNFNANNNINLDIKIGEIHSIVGQNGAGKSTLLGILSGRIAPSSGSVHIFSDELHYGDPRSSRNQGIATIYQELTVIPNLTALENVFLGQTISRLGFISKEKMKIRFNELSQIMGVDIPPSLLANRLSIADQQILEIMRGIQSNAKIILLDEPTASLAPPERKSLLKTIKSLRSKGITIIYVSHNLEEILEISDNITVFRDGEKVCTMQKDLWTKEKLVASMLGHENVKEYLKFDIDEKVVRRKDRKEIISCKNVTVPGIIESINLTVFSGEIVGIGGLVGSGRSTFVRALSGLEPTSSGQLVIEGKKEKWPTSPRVAMKYGIALAPEDRKSQGLVLGLSAQDNINMVNFKQVSKWGFYLKKSANSIAQDFSEQFGLTRSVNLECKNLSGGNQQKVLLSKVCNIKPKILIVDEPTRGIDIGVKKDVMKILKDLADKGMGIIVISSELEEVVTVSDRVIVFSKGRMVKELKDKEEISVSNILNSTF
- a CDS encoding sugar ABC transporter substrate-binding protein — translated: MVKKLIILFSLILVLSACSSSNQVTNSGGKEKSNTSENERKRIAFFSSGSNTTYEQVAFKQAKETAEKLGMDLDVFDASYDALKQLGQIQNAITSGKYDGFVVQANDGNQLCKIVTQDAAEKGIAISAINIELCGEHDNAAKNTITFIGGQGIGVYQGILKKIFSDNPEGGKIAAIGGPPTGANYLNMKAAFELELKNYPNWELVGIHSTDYTANNANKVAQNVLQANKDLDVIFSNYSGMSVGVVSAKKSMKRDDVKLYDFGGDKWAFEAVKNGDIEQTAIMLPRREIELGIIALHDYFNGKDVPKFINLTKEDILPGTPYVERSNIEEFESKGFPQY